The DNA window CCGGTGGTACAGACCAACGCGTGGGGGATGTCCTACGGAGCCCTTGCCATGGTCGCTGCCGCCCTTGTTACCGGCAAGTCCTTTGATTTCGAAGTGACCGGCCCGTACGTGGTTTCCCTCCTGTACCTGACCATCTTCGGGTCAATCGTTGCTTTCGGGTTCTACCTGTCTTTGGTTGGAAGGATCGGGGCAGACCGCGCAGCCTATGCCACACTCCTTTTCCCCCTCGTGGCCCTCGGCATGTCCACAGTATTCGAGGGTTACAATTGGACTCCCCAGGCCTTCGCAGGAGTCACTCTGATCCTGATCGGGAATGTCCTGGCTCTGAGCAAGGTCGGCCGTGGGGACGTAAAGCCTGTATAATGACCGACGTTCAATGTTCAACGTTCAATGTTCAACGTTCAATGTTCAACGTTCAACGTTCAACGTCAAACTTCAAATGTTTGCCGCCCGCCGGCGCTTGGGGCATCGCCAGAGGCTATGCCCTCACAAGTCAGCTATGGCGTGGTAAACTGTAGTAGTCCGCAGGACGAAGATTCCCGACCGGTTATTATTGATATTTTAGCATTTTGTTCAACAATCTGGTAACCTGAAACAGCGGTGGCCGTTGGGTTTACCGTAAAAAGGGTAGTATGCTCCATTGAACCTGACACTCAAGGAGGTGAAAGAATGGCGCACAAGACCTATACCTGTATGGTTGTGGAGGAACAGGAAAAGGGCGTCTTTTCCAGGAAAATTACCGCCAGGTCCATTGATGATCTCCCTGAAGGGGACCTCCTCATAAGGGTCCGCTACTCTTCGCTCAACTATAAAGATGCTCTGTCCGCCACTGGAAACCGCGGGGTGACGCGAAAGTTTCCCCATACTCCAGGTATCGACGCGGCAGGAGAGGTCGTGCGGTGCGCCTCCAGCGTGTTTAAAGCGGGTGAAAAGGTGATCGTAACCGGCTACGACCTGGGGATGAACACGGACGGAGGTTTCGGCCAGTACATACGGATTCCCTCCTCCTGGGCTTTGAGCCTTCCGGTCGGACTTTCCCTTAAAGAGAGCATGTCCCTCGGGACAGCCGGTTTTACCGCGGCCCTTTGTGTCCTGAAGCTCGTTAACGGCGGGGTCAAACCCGGGGATGGGGAGGTCCTGGTCACCGGGGCCACAGGCGGGGTGGGAAGTGTAGCCGTGTCTATCCTCAACAGCGCAGGTTACCGGGTGGTAGCCGCAACGGGCAAATCCGCAGAAGCCGAATACCTTAAACTCCTCGGCGCTTCGGAGGTTATTGGAAGGGAGGATGTAACAAGTGATGCGTCCAGACCCATGTTCCGGGAACGATGGGCGGGCGTGGTGGACGTCGTTGGCGGCGAGATGCTCGCCTCTGCCATCAAAGCCGTTCGCTACGGCGGGGTGGCATCGTGCTGCGGCCTCACCGGATCGTCCGACCTGCCAATGAACGTCTTTCCGTTTATCCTGAGGGGAGTCAGCCTCATGGGAGTGGACTCTGTCCAGTGCCCCATGGAACAAAGGGTTCGGGTTTGGGAAAAGCTGGCAGGCCCCTGGAAGCCGGTCGGCCTCGGGGGGATGGTGGACGAATGTGCTCTTGAGGGTCTGGAAGAAAAGATCCGGGACATCTTAGCGGGGCGTTTGAAGGGCCGCACGGTTGTGGTCCTGCCCGACTGATGTCTGTTATTTACGGGCATTTTGTCGTTTTTATCTGGTTTGCCGCCGCAATTCTGCATGGGATCGGGATTATCGCCGCCGGCCATGCGGTCATGAATGTTCGTACTTCCCAGGCGGCTGTCGCCTGGGCCATCGCGCTGGTCACATTTCCTTACATTACCCTCCCTCTTTACGCCGTCCTTGGCCGCGACCGGTTTCAGGGCTACGTGGATGCCCTGCGCGACGAGAATATCCCCATCCGGTGTATTGCCCAGGAAGTGGCGAACGCTCATTCTCCCGAAATCGTTGTCCCCTTTGGGGGGTCCGAGGCCTCCCTTGAGGCCCTTCAGCTTCTGGCGAAGATGCCATTCACACGTCACAATGAGGCCAAGCTTCTCATCAACGGTCGGGCGACCTTCGATGCCATTTTCGACGCCATCGAAAGGGCGAGAGATTATATTCTCTTCCAGTTTTTCATCGTTCACGACGACCGCTTGGGGAGGGAATTGAAGGAACGCCTCATCCAGAAGGCAACTGAGGGCGTCAAGGTCTATTTTCTTTACGACGAAGTCGGGAGCCACTCTCTGCCGTCTTCCTATGTGGATGAGCTGAATGCGGCGGGCGGGTCCATGAAGCCCTTCAGAACGACCAGAGGGCGAGCCAACCGTTTCCAGATAAACTTCCGCAACCATCGGAAGATAGTGGTCGTAGACGGCCTCGAGGCCTACGTGGGTGGGCACAACATTGGGGATGAATACCTGGGCGGCGATCCCAAATTAAGCCCCTGGCGCGATACCCACGTGAAGGTGAGCGGACCTTCGGTCCTGGGAATCCAACTCTCCTTCCTGGAGGACTGGTACTGGGCGTCCCTCGATGTTCCCGAACTGAACTGGGTGCCCGGCATGGTCGGGGAGGGTAAAAAAAGGGTGCTCGTTCTTGGAAGCGGCCCGGCAGACGATATGGAGACCTGCAGCCTTTTCTTCGTCCAGGTCATCAACATGGCCCGGAACCGGATCTGGATCACCAGCCCCTATTTCGTCCCTGATGAGGCCGTCCTCAGCGCACTGCGGCTTGCCGCATTGCGCGGGGTGGACGTCCGTATCATGATTCCTGAGAAAGTCGACCACATAATGGCGTACCTGGCGGCATTTTCCTTTCTGGAGGAGACGGTCTGTGATTGTCTGAAGATTTTCCGGTACCAGGATGGGTTCCTCCACCAGAAGGTCCTGCTTGTGGACGACGAACTGGCGGCCGTCGGGACCGCAAATCTTGACAACCGGTCCCTTCGGCTCAACTTTGAAATCACCTTGGTTTTTGCCGACACCAACTTCGCCTCCGAGGTCGCGGCCATGCTGGAGGAGGATTTCTCCCATTGCCGGAAGGCCGACATCGCCGAGTACGAACAGCGGCCCCTCTGGTTCAGGGTTGCGGTCCGGGTCGCGCGGCTCTTTTCGCCCATCCTTTGAGGATTGAGGTTCATCACAATAATGCGTACCTCATTGTATTAACACTAAATGGACTTGCGAAGAGCGAATCACGGAGTCAACGGAGGAAGGATTCAGTCTTTGGGTTAAGGAACAGCTTGAAGAGACTTTTTACGAGGTTGTCAGTATTGAACGGGTGGGGTTAACCCATTAGACCTTGAACGTTGAACCTTGAACATTGAACCTTGAACGTTGAACCTTGAACGTTGGCATTACCGGCTTAGAGCCAGTTTTAGACGGTTCGCCCATTTTTTTACCGATGAGACTGGTCTGTCCTTCGGTTTCGTCCCTGTGATCAGGTCCAGTATGTGGTACGTCTCTTTCCCTTCCTTCAGGAAGGTGCCTACACATCCCATGCACGATGTGACGATGGCTGCGCCTTGGGCCTCCATGGTCACCCTCTCGGCGAATTTGCCGGCAAGCTCCGGCGACTGCTGACCCAGGTTCCCGCCCAATCCACAGCAGGCTGGAGATCCCTGGACGTCCACCGCCTCGGCCGCATTGCGGAGCATCCCTTCGGTTTTTTCCTTGACGCCCCCCAAGCGATAGAATGGACAGGGGT is part of the Deltaproteobacteria bacterium genome and encodes:
- a CDS encoding YhdH/YhfP family quinone oxidoreductase; the encoded protein is MAHKTYTCMVVEEQEKGVFSRKITARSIDDLPEGDLLIRVRYSSLNYKDALSATGNRGVTRKFPHTPGIDAAGEVVRCASSVFKAGEKVIVTGYDLGMNTDGGFGQYIRIPSSWALSLPVGLSLKESMSLGTAGFTAALCVLKLVNGGVKPGDGEVLVTGATGGVGSVAVSILNSAGYRVVAATGKSAEAEYLKLLGASEVIGREDVTSDASRPMFRERWAGVVDVVGGEMLASAIKAVRYGGVASCCGLTGSSDLPMNVFPFILRGVSLMGVDSVQCPMEQRVRVWEKLAGPWKPVGLGGMVDECALEGLEEKIRDILAGRLKGRTVVVLPD
- the cls gene encoding cardiolipin synthase codes for the protein MSVIYGHFVVFIWFAAAILHGIGIIAAGHAVMNVRTSQAAVAWAIALVTFPYITLPLYAVLGRDRFQGYVDALRDENIPIRCIAQEVANAHSPEIVVPFGGSEASLEALQLLAKMPFTRHNEAKLLINGRATFDAIFDAIERARDYILFQFFIVHDDRLGRELKERLIQKATEGVKVYFLYDEVGSHSLPSSYVDELNAAGGSMKPFRTTRGRANRFQINFRNHRKIVVVDGLEAYVGGHNIGDEYLGGDPKLSPWRDTHVKVSGPSVLGIQLSFLEDWYWASLDVPELNWVPGMVGEGKKRVLVLGSGPADDMETCSLFFVQVINMARNRIWITSPYFVPDEAVLSALRLAALRGVDVRIMIPEKVDHIMAYLAAFSFLEETVCDCLKIFRYQDGFLHQKVLLVDDELAAVGTANLDNRSLRLNFEITLVFADTNFASEVAAMLEEDFSHCRKADIAEYEQRPLWFRVAVRVARLFSPIL